One Drosophila willistoni isolate 14030-0811.24 chromosome 2R unlocalized genomic scaffold, UCI_dwil_1.1 Seg167, whole genome shotgun sequence DNA segment encodes these proteins:
- the LOC6644056 gene encoding uncharacterized protein LOC6644056 yields the protein MNKQRLLFSLILWCLSAPSLQIRIPEDLENDAVNALSSERARSLTQCGQGGESKVADEYDVCPPSKYRQPTAECNNVSHRKWGARGDIFQRLLQADYADGVSQPRSSSGTHALPDAELVIEQLQHHVESDLRHPHITAMLPAWGQLLANDLYEVGQLPIGGKCCERDSAVKDPSELQQCFVRAGPDCKEYKRSAPGFDVEACQKHVRQQMNIASAYIDGSGLYGSTRHEFDQLRTYISGGVKVETCRYCQVAGATGALHRALLQQHNNIGEQLAHINPEWSEEDVFLEARRIITATIQHITYNEFLPLVLGQETTAKEGLRLTPEKHSSNYSSSVRGGIYNEFATSAMPAFWSMYPPEMLSNKMSAHELLSIAALQRSLVPSQTNAEGWSELALAVHRGRDHGVASYVHALDLCERRYAEKNIANVTFDGLVSLSNIPEEYITNLRDIYQNAEDIDLLVGALLEEPAVGALFGPTITCLLTLQFEQLKQTDRFWYENEIPPSSFTLDQLKSIRQTTLSGLLCGSHQVATAQSKAFILEDNYLNSILDCTQLPAFDLRPWKINSEDELHVEHVEVEPDTKEAIAELSPELIEAAVERAKQELEERKRFEYEVWRAQGGISARSPDGTAASFSKANLAALNMANSSLIFELASNEIVKSLNRITRRKRQIFNPNQSAFNRNELTDTLQTVDISSFIGGPAPGTIDECPEPTQQCDANTPFRTISGRCNNLRNPNWGKSLTTFSRLLPAQYEDSISAPRVTGVTGTPLPNPRTISTTIHPDISNLHTRYSLMVMQFAQFVDHDLTLTPIHKGFHESIPSCRACNSRQTVHPECNPFPVPSGDFYYPEVNVTSGERFCFPSMRSLPGQQSLGPRDQINQNTHFLDASMVYGEHVCLSNKLRGFSGRLNSTVHPIRGKELLPQTATHPECKSRNGLCFVGGDDRASEQPGLTAIHTTFLREHNRIVEGLRGVNPHWNGEQLFHHTRRIVSAQVQHIVFNEFLPRILSWNAVNLYGLKLLPQGYYKDYNPSCSPIVFNEFAAAAFRIGHSLLRPHIPRLSVQHQPVDPPLLLRDGFFRMDALLQPGIVDEILRGLVATPMETLDQFITGEVTNHLFEDRKIPFSGIDLIALNIQRARDHGIPSYNNYRALCNLKRATNWNDLSREIPTEVINRFQKVYASVDDIDLFPGAMTERPLQGGLVGPTLACIIGIQFRQLRKCDRFWYENQNPEVKFTEAQLAEIRKVTLAKIVCENLEVTGDMQRAAFDLPSNFLNPRVPCASMPQIDLNAWRENVQGCQIGNRNVRVGESAFPSPCTSCVCSSEGAQCASLRITDCGQLIRQWPKEAILRDEVCNSQCGIYLTGQQASGFNPQQRQGHAQSRVTRSRNQNLFKFPDLTPFIASL from the exons GTGCCTAAGTGCTCCGAGTCTCCAAATACGCATTCCGGAGGATCTGGAAAATGACGCCGTTAACGCTTTGAGCTCGGAACGGGCACGTTCTTTGACCCAGTGCGGTCAGGGCGGCGAAAGCAAAGTGGCCGATGAGTACGATGTGTGTCCGCCGAGTAAGTACCGCCAGCCCACCGCCGAGTGCAACAATGTGTCGCACCGCAAGTGGGGAGCCCGTGGAGATATCTTCCAACGTCTGCTCCAGGCCGATTACGCCGATGGTGTTAGTCAGCCGCGGAGTTCCAGTGGCACTCACGCCCTGCCCGATGCCGAGCTAGTTATCGAGCAACTCCAGCATCATGTGGAAAGCGATTTGCGCCATCCTCACATTACTGCCATGCTGCCGGCCTGGGGTCAGTTACTGGCCAATGATTTGTATGAAGTCGGTCAGTTGCCCATTGGTGGCAAGTGCTGTGAACGCGACTCGGCCGTCAAGGATCCCAGCGAGCTGCAGCAATGCTTTGTGCGGGCAGGACCAGATTGTAAGGAGTACAAGAGATCGGCTCCAGGATTCGATGTAGAGGCTTGCCAGAAAC ATGTTCGCCAGCAGATGAATATTGCCTCGGCGTACATTGATGGTTCCGGTTTGTATGGATCAACCCGTCACGAATTCGACCAACTTCGCACCTACATCAGTGGTGGGGTGAAAGTGGAGACTTGTCGCTATTGCCAGGTGGCTGGAGCCACTGGAGCATTGCATCGGGCTCTGCTGCAGCAGCACAACAACATTGGCGAGCAATTGGCTCACATCAATCCCGAGTGGTCGGAGGAGGATGTCTTCTTGGAAGCCAGGCGCATAATCACTGCCACCATACAGCACATTACCTACAACGAATTCTTGCCATTGGTCCTGGGACAGGAGACAACAGCCAAGGAAGGTCTCCGACTGACTCCGGAGAAACATTCCAGCAACTACTCTAGTTCGGTGCGCGGTGGCATCTACAATGAGTTCGCCACCAGCGCCATGCCTGCTTTCTGGAGCATGTACCCGCCCGAGATGTTGTCCAATAAGATGTCCGCCCACGAGTTGCTTTCGATCGCCGCCTTGCAAAGATCCCTGGTGCCTAGCCAGACAAACGCCGAAGGCTGGTCCGAACTGGCATTGGCCGTGCATCGTGGACGTGACCATGGCGTTGCCTCTTACGTGCATGCCCTGGACTTGTGCGAGCGCCGTTATGCCGAGAAGAACATAGCCAACGTAACCTTTGATGGTCTGGTCTCGCTGAGCAATATTCCCGAGGAGTACATCACCAATCTGAGAGACATTTACCA GAATGCTGAGGACATTGATCTCCTTGTTGGAGCCCTTCTGGAAGAGCCTGCTGTGGGTGCTCTGTTTGGACCTACAATCACTTGCCTGTTGACTCTGCAATTCGAGCAACTCAAGCAGACCGATCGTTTCTGGTACGAGAATGAGATTCCTCCATCCTCATTCACCCTCGACCAACTCAAGAGCATACGCCAAACCACTTTGTCAGGATTACTGTGTGGCTCTCATCAAGTCGCTACGGCCCAGTCCAAGGCTTTTATTCTTGAGGATAACTATCT AAACTCTATCCTGGACTGCACTCAGTTGCCTGCTTTCGATTTGCGTCCATGGAAAATCAATAGTGAGGACGAACTTCATGTAGAACATGTCGAGGTTGAACCAGACACCAAAGAAGCAATTGCCGAACTCAGTCCCGAGCTAATTGAGGCTGCTGTAGAGCGTGCAAAACAGGAGTTGGAAGAGCGTAAACGATTTGAGTACGAGGTGTGGCGAGCAC AGGGCGGAATCAGTGCTCGgtctcccgatggcacagccGCCTCCTTCAGCAAAGCCAATCTGGCTGCCTTGAACATGGCAAACTCATCGCTTATCTTTGAGCTGGCTTCCAATGAGATCGTCAAGTCGCTGAATCGCATTACCAGACGCAAACGTCAAATCTTCAATCCCAATCAGAGCGCATTTAATCGCAATGAATTGACCGACACGCTGCAGACTGTCGACATTAGCTCCTTTATTGGCGGCCCTGCACCGGGAACCATTGATGAGTGTCCTGAGCCAACACAGCAATGTGATGCCAATACTCCGTTCCGAACCATCTCCGGCAGATGCAACAATCTGCGCAATCCCAACTGGGGCAAGTCGCTAACCACCTTCTCTCGCTTGTTGCCTGCTCAGTATGAGGACAGCATTTCTGCCCCTCGAGTAACGGGTGTGACTGGAACACCTCTGCCCAATCCACGTACCATTTCCACAACTATTCACCCGGATATATCCAATCTGCATACTCGCTACTCTCTCATGGTGATGCAGTTCGCCCAGTTTGTGGATCACGACTTAACTCTGACCCCCATCCACAAGGGTTTCCATGAGTCCATTCCCAGTTGCCGTGCCTGTAACTCCCGCCAGACTGTCCATCCCGAATGCAATCCCTTCCCAGTACCCTCCGGCGATTTCTATTACCCCGAGGTGAATGTGACAAGTGGAGAGCGCTTCTGCTTCCCCTCGATGAGATCTCTGCCCGGTCAGCAGTCTTTGGGACCTCGTGACCAGATTAATCAGAATACCCATTTCTTGGACGCTTCGATGGTGTATGGCGAGCACGTCTGCCTAAGCAACAAGCTGCGCGGCTTCTCTGGTCGCCTGAACAGCACAGTGCATCCTATTCGTGGAAAGGAATTGTTGCCCCAGACTGCCACTCATCCAGAATGCAAGTCTCGGAACGGCCTTTGCTTCGTTGGCGGCGACGATCGTGCCTCCGAGCAGCCAGGACTAACAGCCATTCACACCACTTTCCTGCGCGAGCACAATCGCATCGTTGAAGGTCTGCGCGGAGTGAATCCCCATTGGAATGGAGAGCAATTGTTCCACCACACGCGCCGTATTGTGAGCGCCCAAGTGCAGCACATTGTCTTCAACGAGTTCCTTCCACGCATCCTAAGCTGGAACGCTGTGAATCTTTATGGACTGAAACTGTTGCCCCAGGGCTATTACAAGGACTACAATCCGTCTTGCAGTCCCATCGTTTTCAATGAGTTTGCAGCGGCTGCTTTCCGCATTGGCCACTCCCTGCTCCGTCCACATATTCCTCGTCTCAGTGTTCAACACCAGCCCGTCGATCCTCCTCTTCTATTGCGTGACGGCTTCTTCCGCATGGACGCTTTGCTGCAGCCTGGCATTGTTGATGAAATCCTGCGTGGCTTAGTAGCCACTCCCATGGAGACTTTGGATCAATTCATCACCGGCGAGGTGACCAATCATCTGTTTGAGGATCGTAAGATTCCTTTCTCGGGCATCGACTTGATTGCCCTGAATATTCAGCGAG CCCGTGACCATGGTATTCCATCGTACAACAACTACCGAGCCCTCTGCAACCTGAAACGCGCTACCAACTGGAACGATCTGAGCCGCGAAATACCCACCGAAGTCATTAATCGCTTCCAGAAAGTTTATGCCAGTGTGGATGACATTGATCTGTTCCCTGGAGCCATGACAGAGCGTCCGTTGCAGGGTGGTCTGGTGGGACCCACTTTGGCTTGCATCATTGGCATTCAGTTCCGTCAGTTGCGCAAGTGCGATCGCTTCTGGTACGAAAATCAGAATCCCGAGGTTAAGTTTACGGAAGCTCAGCTGGCTGAGATACGTAAGGTTACCCTGGCGAAGATTGTTTGCGAGAATCTCGAAGTCACTGGAGACATGCAACGTGCTGCCTTCGATCTGCCCAGCAATTTCCT AAATCCTCGTGTGCCTTGCGCATCTATGCCACAAATTGATTTGAATGCCTGGCGTGAAAATGTCCAGGGTTGTCAGATTGGCAATCGCAACGTACGTGTGGGTGAATCCGCTTTCCCATCACCTTGCACCAGTTGTGTGTGCTCTTCCGAAGGG GCTCAATGCGCCTCTCTACGCATCACAGATTGCGGCCAACTGATCCGCCAGTGGCCCAAGGAGGCTATTTTGCGTGACGAGGTCTGCAACTCTCAGTGTGGCATCTATTTGACTGGTCAGCAGGCCAGTGGCTTTAATCCACAGCAGCGACAAGGCCACGCTCAATCCCGTGTCACCAGGTCACGCAATCAGAACCTCTTCAAATTCCCCGACCTGACGCCATTCATTGCTTCCTTGTAA